In Lates calcarifer isolate ASB-BC8 linkage group LG15, TLL_Latcal_v3, whole genome shotgun sequence, one genomic interval encodes:
- the LOC108899442 gene encoding uncharacterized protein C1orf232 — protein MNPMWKVYKSKVLKTLNPEYEEDTAEEVTEVENDMSPVQEDEGPNAVSQLAKKMQGAGAKSWNRLSALFNKDDEHQLLEETESPPVADHPLAVKPEEPPRPTRRSGFWDSFAANWAAKKQAEAAAAAAAAATNEAAEGQGEEAVTEAAGEANQDGQVAAGEDSEGGGRSNNSFSKYVSLGGGNEDASFKWNFVTSKLAELKTKSTTKTN, from the exons ATGAATCCTATGTGGAAGGTTTATAAGAGCAAAGTGCTGAAGACTCTTAACCCTGAGTATGAGGAGGACACTGCTGAAGAG gTCACAGAAGTGGAGAATGATATGAGCCCAGTGCAGGAGGATGAGGGGCCCAATGCTGTCTCCCAATTGGCCAAGAAA ATGCAGGGGGCCGGGGCCAAAAGCTGGAACAGACTATCAGCTCTCTTCAACAAAGATGATGAACACCAGCTTCTAGAGGAGACTGAGAGCCCGCCGGTTGCTGACCA TCCACTTGCAGTAAAGCCAGAGGAGCCTCCTCGACCCACCAGGCGCTCAGGATTCTGGGATAGCTTCGCAGCCAACTGGGCTGCCAAGAAGCAGGCcgaagctgctgcagcagccgcCGCCGCTGCTACAAACGAGGCAGCAGAAGGCCAAGGTGAGGAAGCTGTGACAGAGGCCGCAGGGGAGGCAAACCAAGATGGGCAGGTCGCTGCAGGAGAGgacagtgaaggaggaggaaggagcaaCAATAGCTTCTCCAAATACGTCTCGCTGGGAGGGGGAAACGAGGACGCATCCTTCAAGTGGAACTTTGTCACCAGCAAGCTGGCAGAGCTGAAAACCAAGAGCACAACCAAGACCAACTAG